The proteins below are encoded in one region of Ferroplasma acidiphilum:
- a CDS encoding nucleotidyl transferase AbiEii/AbiGii toxin family protein, protein MKLPIIKQLKKRDQIETARLQDELMHLLYNVDNSLIIHGGMAIWRCYSGNRFSVNIDLYSINFPERLTEFQKEIKSNELKLKELKNTGNILCSNISDNDISVKIEINHKYYPENPVEMEYELIDGNTLNVLTLSAESLINEKILAYRDRKFMRDLYDIYVLLKYVDRPETVKSKLLKFINTLEKPVDENVVKTIVYSGLPPSYSKMVDYINQFINST, encoded by the coding sequence GTGAAACTTCCGATCATCAAGCAATTAAAAAAGAGAGATCAAATAGAGACTGCGAGGTTACAGGATGAACTAATGCATTTGTTATATAATGTGGACAATTCTTTAATAATTCATGGGGGTATGGCTATCTGGAGATGCTATTCAGGTAATAGATTTTCGGTGAATATAGATCTTTATTCTATTAATTTCCCCGAACGTTTAACCGAATTTCAAAAAGAGATAAAATCGAATGAACTAAAATTAAAGGAATTAAAAAACACTGGAAATATTTTATGTTCAAATATTTCTGATAATGATATAAGTGTTAAAATAGAGATAAACCATAAATATTATCCAGAAAATCCAGTAGAAATGGAGTATGAGTTAATAGATGGGAACACTCTAAATGTTTTAACTTTATCAGCAGAAAGCCTCATAAACGAAAAAATTTTAGCGTACAGAGATAGAAAATTTATGCGGGATTTGTATGACATATATGTATTACTCAAATATGTTGATCGTCCTGAAACAGTTAAAAGTAAGTTGTTAAAATTTATTAATACCCTGGAAAAACCTGTAGATGAAAATGTTGTAAAAACTATAGTCTATTCAGGCTTGCCCCCATCATACAGTAAAATGGTTGATTATATAAATCAATTTATAAATTCAACATAG